Proteins found in one Thermaerobacter subterraneus DSM 13965 genomic segment:
- a CDS encoding ROK family protein — protein MTKGDGVLAGVDVGGTNLRVGLVSTDGRVLWRDVLPTPRRRGPDTIADLIARLIERGLARVGVEREHLLGVGAGVTGPVRRRDGMARLAPNFGWRDVPFADLLQARLPEGVPVWIDNDVRVVMYGEWRFGAGRDATDLLCVTLGTGVGAALILDGKPYYGNDDAAGEIGHLVLDPDGPPCGCGNRGCIEQYASASAVERAATQAGLSREGGGPPSAADVAEAARAGEPRAREILEQAAHALAQGLAAAVNLVAPERVVIGGGLSRAGEAFWDPLLREVSQRVMPVHRVRVRLVPAALGDDAGILGAAWLAGWQGGFIRER, from the coding sequence ATGACGAAAGGCGACGGTGTGCTTGCGGGTGTGGATGTGGGTGGCACCAACTTGCGCGTCGGCTTGGTGTCCACCGACGGCAGGGTACTATGGAGGGACGTTCTGCCCACACCGCGGCGTCGTGGGCCTGACACGATTGCCGATCTCATCGCCCGGCTCATTGAACGAGGTCTGGCGCGGGTTGGGGTCGAGCGGGAGCACCTTCTCGGCGTCGGGGCGGGCGTCACTGGTCCGGTGCGCAGGCGAGACGGGATGGCACGGCTTGCTCCAAACTTTGGCTGGCGTGACGTCCCCTTTGCCGACCTTTTGCAGGCCCGTTTACCGGAAGGAGTCCCGGTGTGGATCGACAATGACGTGCGCGTCGTCATGTATGGCGAGTGGCGATTCGGCGCTGGGCGCGACGCCACCGATCTCCTTTGTGTCACCCTGGGCACCGGCGTAGGCGCTGCCCTCATTCTGGACGGGAAGCCGTACTACGGTAACGACGATGCCGCTGGCGAGATCGGCCACCTCGTCCTTGACCCCGACGGCCCTCCATGCGGTTGCGGCAATCGCGGTTGCATCGAGCAGTATGCTTCCGCATCCGCCGTCGAACGTGCAGCAACACAGGCCGGCCTGTCACGGGAAGGTGGGGGGCCACCATCGGCAGCCGACGTAGCCGAGGCGGCCCGCGCCGGTGAACCTCGGGCCCGGGAGATCTTGGAGCAAGCGGCGCACGCCCTCGCTCAAGGACTCGCCGCTGCGGTGAACCTGGTGGCCCCGGAACGGGTTGTGATCGGTGGGGGATTGTCACGGGCGGGCGAGGCCTTTTGGGACCCCTTGCTGCGTGAAGTCTCCCAGCGCGTCATGCCCGTCCATCGCGTCAGGGTGCGGCTGGTACCAGCTGCGCTGGGCGACGATGCGGGAATCCTTGGCGCCGCATGGCTCGCGGGTTGGCAAGGTGGTTTTATCCGGGAACGATGA